In one Alnus glutinosa chromosome 14, dhAlnGlut1.1, whole genome shotgun sequence genomic region, the following are encoded:
- the LOC133856653 gene encoding uncharacterized protein LOC133856653, translating into MVETTSPEAGGSRPDAGEEREFENPAFSRSIIYAACLEGSDPIRLFEKRLNVRREPGYEFDKASLSYNHMSSGEPPVTVDTIEEADQLLRDNEKESAIGNPVKVFLFLLLNFTWPSALR; encoded by the exons ATGGTTGAGACGACGTCGCCGGAGGCCGGTGGGTCACGGCCAGACGCCGGTGAAGAAAGGGAGTTTGAAAATCCGGCGTTTTCTCG GTCAATAATTTATGCGGCGTGTTTAGAAGGGTCGGACCCAATTCGGCTGTTTGAGAAGCGACTGAATGTGCGCCGAG AACCCGGGTATGAATTTGATAAAGCTTCGTTATCATACAACCACATGAGCTCTGGAGAGCCACCTGTCACGGTGGACACAATTGAAGAAGCAGACCAGCTTCTGCGTGACAATGAAAAGGAATCTGCAATCGGTAATCCTgtaaaagtttttctttttttgttacttaattttaCATGGCCTTCGGCCCTTCGCTAA